In Desulfuromonas sp. KJ2020, a single window of DNA contains:
- a CDS encoding GGDEF and EAL domain-containing protein produces MKLRWKQLFHVGLVVFLLNLVLFLTSRAIHRGSIGTSRYFLHWNFLLTLAFGLTIYGILIKLSHVRRKRREIEAQCHTLVESLGLGVSLVDENFNILMANSAIGRIFDKDVTSLVGRPCFRELKRRKNPCSDCPGAIALSTGSPATEEIVGHHADGSPRVMRVQAFPVFDPAGRAHRFIEIVEDITAQKEAQRALRESNQLAKTVLSSIRDGVAIIDTADYSFTAVNRVFLENVGLREEEVVGRSCYELLPQKPFSYPSQDAFCPIEESEKSGAHAQADYSVTDAKGDIRHLEVFTSPIKNESGKVIQVVWVARDVSERKKAEQEIRHLAYHDALTGLPNRSRLEERLEQLFSHGQPANQQLAMLFLDLDRFKNINDTFGHAMGDLLLKSVSRRLRTSVREGDMVARLGGDEFVILLIRTKNRQEVETVARKILEVISAPFYLEGHKIYITTSIGIALCPHDGHEGDLLKKSADMAMYAAKEKGRNAYHFYSEQMGQQALERHHIEQELRLALEEGQFYLVYQPQFDLRTGQLTGIEALLRWRHPERGHISPLQFLRTAEETNLIRPLGEWVLETACAQNKVWQKEGFPCVRVSVNLSSHHFRDPDFSRVVKETLARTELSPQCLGLELAESVLMENTESLARILQDFKNMGIQLTVDTFDTGYAPLRYLKHFPIDRVKISHGAAETLFVGQDKKSHFEEMIRKARQLNLEIIAGGIETMEQIDQLTTLRCFTMQGYYLERPLSAHDMPRVFKGGLFQGRLVAKS; encoded by the coding sequence ATGAAGTTGCGTTGGAAACAACTTTTTCATGTAGGGTTGGTCGTATTTTTGCTGAACCTGGTCCTTTTCCTTACGTCCAGGGCCATACACAGGGGCAGCATCGGGACAAGCCGCTATTTTCTGCACTGGAACTTTTTGCTTACCCTGGCCTTCGGTCTGACGATCTATGGCATATTGATCAAGTTATCGCATGTGCGACGAAAACGGCGGGAGATTGAAGCCCAATGTCACACTCTGGTTGAAAGCCTCGGCCTCGGGGTTTCTCTCGTTGATGAGAATTTCAACATTCTGATGGCTAATTCAGCTATCGGGCGCATTTTTGACAAGGATGTCACTAGCCTGGTCGGGCGCCCGTGTTTTCGCGAACTAAAGCGCCGGAAAAATCCCTGTTCGGACTGCCCTGGCGCTATCGCCCTGAGCACCGGGTCTCCCGCCACCGAGGAGATAGTCGGTCATCATGCCGACGGGTCTCCCCGCGTTATGCGGGTGCAGGCCTTTCCTGTTTTTGACCCGGCTGGCCGAGCGCACCGTTTTATCGAGATTGTCGAGGATATAACGGCTCAAAAAGAGGCTCAGCGCGCCTTGCGAGAGTCGAATCAGTTGGCCAAGACGGTGCTCAGCAGCATCCGCGATGGCGTGGCGATTATCGATACCGCCGATTATTCTTTCACGGCCGTCAATCGGGTTTTTCTGGAAAATGTCGGTTTGCGTGAGGAAGAAGTCGTTGGACGCTCCTGCTACGAACTGCTACCGCAGAAACCTTTCTCTTATCCTTCCCAGGATGCCTTCTGTCCCATAGAGGAAAGCGAAAAGAGCGGCGCCCACGCCCAGGCCGATTACTCTGTAACTGATGCCAAGGGGGATATCCGTCACCTGGAAGTTTTTACCTCACCGATAAAAAACGAATCCGGCAAGGTGATCCAGGTGGTCTGGGTGGCTCGGGATGTGTCCGAACGCAAAAAGGCCGAGCAGGAAATCCGCCACCTCGCCTATCATGATGCCCTGACAGGTCTGCCCAATCGTAGCCGCCTTGAGGAGCGCCTGGAACAGCTCTTTTCTCACGGTCAGCCCGCCAATCAACAGCTGGCCATGCTGTTCCTCGATCTCGATCGCTTCAAAAATATCAATGACACCTTCGGTCATGCCATGGGAGATCTCCTTCTCAAGTCGGTGTCACGACGTCTGAGAACCAGTGTGAGGGAAGGGGACATGGTCGCCAGGTTGGGTGGCGACGAATTCGTTATTCTTCTGATCAGAACGAAGAATCGTCAGGAAGTGGAGACCGTCGCACGAAAGATTCTGGAAGTCATTTCAGCGCCTTTCTATCTGGAAGGGCATAAGATTTACATCACGACGAGTATCGGCATTGCCCTGTGTCCTCACGATGGCCATGAGGGCGATCTTTTGAAGAAAAGTGCCGATATGGCCATGTATGCTGCCAAGGAAAAGGGACGTAACGCCTATCACTTCTATTCAGAGCAGATGGGGCAGCAGGCTCTCGAACGTCACCACATTGAACAGGAACTGCGCCTGGCCCTTGAAGAGGGGCAATTTTATCTGGTCTACCAGCCACAGTTTGATTTGCGCACAGGTCAGCTCACAGGGATCGAAGCCCTGTTACGCTGGCGGCATCCCGAGCGTGGACATATCTCCCCACTGCAGTTTCTGCGTACCGCCGAAGAGACCAACCTGATACGCCCTCTGGGTGAATGGGTGCTCGAAACCGCCTGCGCACAGAACAAAGTCTGGCAGAAGGAAGGCTTCCCCTGTGTGAGGGTATCGGTCAATCTTTCGAGCCATCATTTTCGTGATCCTGACTTCAGTCGGGTCGTCAAGGAAACTCTTGCCCGCACGGAACTGAGCCCCCAGTGCCTTGGGCTGGAGTTGGCAGAAAGCGTTCTAATGGAAAACACCGAGTCGTTAGCCCGAATTCTCCAGGATTTCAAAAATATGGGCATCCAGTTGACTGTAGATACCTTTGATACGGGCTATGCCCCCTTGCGTTATCTCAAACACTTCCCCATCGACCGAGTGAAAATCTCTCATGGCGCGGCAGAAACCCTGTTTGTTGGGCAGGACAAAAAAAGTCACTTCGAAGAGATGATTCGAAAGGCGCGCCAGCTCAATCTGGAAATAATTGCCGGTGGCATTGAAACCATGGAGCAGATTGATCAACTGACAACCCTTCGGTGTTTTACCATGCAGGGCTATTACCTCGAACGGCCCCTGTCCGCCCATGATATGCCGAGGGTTTTTAAGGGCGGTCTTTTCCAGGGGCGGCTGGTGGCCAAATCCTGA
- a CDS encoding peptidylprolyl isomerase yields the protein MSISYFKALKYLSIIGFFLLFTSQTVMGDESVVARVGGIPITTYELKRQVSRILPLNSSYHGGVSREKLEEIEEKALGELIGQAMKVRYALDNEIVVSSEELEARLQPVWEKFPTPDLLAEALQGESVSALRASVYRGLIAQKAEKVAIAQQVNVQEAEVRDFYQANQQRFFRPRMFRASQIFIKVDPRLTPEQKTPFLEKAQDLSARGKAGEDFYNLAYYNSDDEKRYVGGDLGYFHEGQLIADIEKAIVKMQVGEVSDPVESIYGYHILKLAEIKDPVQLSYEEKKDDIRSELEQQKYETLYAAWMTSLQESCKVERMEGPIASAPGVERPEGKKNRSL from the coding sequence ATGTCCATCAGTTATTTCAAAGCGTTAAAATATCTGTCGATTATTGGTTTTTTTCTGCTGTTTACTTCCCAAACCGTCATGGGGGACGAGAGTGTCGTCGCCAGGGTCGGCGGCATTCCGATTACCACCTATGAGCTTAAACGACAGGTCAGTCGCATTCTGCCGTTGAATTCCAGTTATCATGGTGGTGTTTCCCGCGAAAAGCTCGAAGAGATCGAGGAAAAAGCCTTGGGCGAACTGATTGGACAGGCCATGAAGGTCCGTTATGCTTTGGATAATGAAATCGTGGTTTCCTCCGAGGAGCTGGAGGCGCGTCTTCAGCCCGTCTGGGAAAAATTTCCGACTCCTGATTTGCTCGCCGAAGCCCTGCAGGGAGAAAGTGTGTCGGCCTTGCGGGCCTCCGTGTACCGGGGATTGATCGCCCAAAAAGCCGAGAAGGTTGCCATCGCCCAGCAAGTCAATGTGCAGGAGGCTGAGGTCAGGGACTTTTATCAGGCCAACCAGCAACGGTTTTTCAGACCCCGCATGTTTCGGGCCAGCCAGATCTTTATCAAGGTGGATCCGCGTCTGACCCCGGAACAGAAAACACCCTTTCTGGAGAAGGCACAAGATCTTTCGGCGCGGGGAAAGGCCGGTGAGGATTTTTACAATCTGGCCTACTACAATTCCGATGATGAAAAACGCTACGTGGGGGGAGACCTGGGGTATTTCCACGAAGGCCAGCTTATCGCCGACATCGAAAAAGCTATCGTAAAGATGCAGGTCGGCGAGGTCTCCGACCCGGTCGAATCGATTTACGGCTACCATATTCTCAAGTTGGCAGAGATCAAGGATCCCGTACAACTTTCCTATGAGGAAAAAAAAGACGATATTCGTAGTGAACTGGAGCAGCAGAAATATGAAACCCTGTATGCGGCCTGGATGACGTCTCTGCAAGAAAGCTGCAAGGTGGAGAGGATGGAGGGGCCCATTGCTTCAGCGCCGGGAGTGGAGCGACCGGAGGGAAAGAAAAACCGTTCTCTGTAA